One window of Paenibacillus albicereus genomic DNA carries:
- the odhB gene encoding 2-oxoglutarate dehydrogenase complex dihydrolipoyllysine-residue succinyltransferase, with amino-acid sequence MSDIKVPDLGESISEATITKWLKKEGDAVSQGDLLLELETDKVNLEISAESGGVLTSILKGEGDTVLVGESIGVIGEGGAAAAPAQPVQTEAPVAPAAAPAAPSTPAAAAPAAPAPANASSEGDPIASPSARKLARERGIDLNQVKGTDPSGRIYSQDVASHGSAPAPAAKAPAAAPAPAAKPSFTEQPGKPVERTKMSRRRQTIAKRLVEAQQTAAMLTTFNEVDMTAILDVRKRRKDAFKEKNDIGLGFMSFFTKAVVGALKKFPLLNAEIDGDDLIVKKYYDIGIAVAAPDGLVVPVVRDADRLGFAGIEKSISELAGKARKNSLALSDLQGGTFTITNGGVFGSLLSTPILNAPQVGILGMHKIQIRPVATSDTEMENRPMMYIALSYDHRIVDGAEAVRFLVTVKELLEDPESLLLEG; translated from the coding sequence GTGTCTGACATCAAAGTTCCCGATCTGGGCGAATCCATCTCAGAAGCGACCATCACCAAATGGCTCAAGAAGGAAGGGGACGCCGTAAGCCAAGGCGACCTGCTGCTCGAGCTCGAAACCGATAAAGTCAACCTGGAAATCAGCGCGGAATCCGGCGGCGTGCTCACGAGCATCCTCAAGGGCGAAGGCGACACGGTGCTCGTCGGCGAATCGATCGGCGTCATCGGCGAGGGCGGCGCGGCCGCAGCGCCGGCGCAGCCGGTCCAGACGGAAGCGCCGGTCGCCCCGGCGGCTGCTCCGGCGGCTCCATCGACCCCGGCTGCCGCGGCTCCGGCCGCTCCGGCTCCGGCCAACGCATCCTCCGAGGGCGACCCGATCGCGTCTCCGTCGGCACGCAAGCTGGCCCGCGAGCGCGGCATCGACCTCAACCAGGTGAAGGGAACGGATCCAAGCGGCCGCATCTACAGCCAGGACGTAGCCAGCCACGGCTCCGCTCCGGCGCCTGCGGCCAAAGCTCCGGCAGCCGCTCCGGCTCCAGCCGCGAAGCCGTCGTTCACCGAGCAGCCGGGCAAGCCGGTCGAGCGCACCAAGATGTCGCGCCGCCGTCAGACGATCGCCAAGCGACTCGTCGAAGCTCAGCAGACGGCCGCGATGCTGACGACGTTCAACGAAGTCGACATGACGGCGATCCTCGACGTGCGCAAGCGCCGCAAGGATGCCTTCAAGGAGAAGAACGACATCGGCCTCGGCTTCATGAGCTTCTTCACGAAGGCCGTCGTCGGCGCGCTCAAGAAATTCCCGCTGCTCAACGCGGAAATCGACGGCGACGATCTGATCGTCAAGAAATACTATGACATCGGCATCGCCGTAGCCGCTCCGGACGGCCTCGTCGTGCCGGTCGTGCGCGACGCCGACCGCCTCGGCTTCGCCGGCATCGAGAAGTCGATCTCCGAGCTGGCCGGCAAAGCCCGCAAAAACTCGCTGGCGCTGTCGGACCTGCAAGGCGGCACGTTCACGATCACGAACGGCGGCGTATTCGGCTCGCTGCTGTCGACGCCGATCCTCAACGCGCCGCAGGTCGGCATCCTCGGCATGCACAAGATCCAGATTCGTCCGGTCGCGACGAGCGACACGGAGATGGAGAACCGCCCGATGATGTACATCGCGCTCTCCTACGACCACCGTATCGTGGACGGCGCCGAGGCGGTCCGCTTCCTCGTCACGGTCAAGGAGCTGCTGGAGGATCCGGAATCGCTGCTGCTCGAAGGCTGA
- a CDS encoding exonuclease, with protein sequence MNLYLIVLSLFMYLIAFFTGVKRTPWLLAAFAPGRIRNRDKLFRTVSLYNLIACVIVFFVGVINLPELSHLLVLIGCGYIVLLLYCNRSM encoded by the coding sequence ATGAACCTCTACTTGATCGTGCTGTCGTTGTTCATGTATCTCATCGCCTTCTTCACCGGCGTCAAGCGCACGCCGTGGCTGCTGGCCGCGTTCGCGCCCGGCAGGATCCGCAACCGCGACAAGCTGTTCCGAACCGTCTCCCTCTATAATCTGATCGCCTGCGTCATCGTCTTCTTCGTCGGCGTCATCAACCTGCCGGAGCTGTCGCATCTGCTCGTGCTCATCGGCTGCGGGTACATCGTGCTGCTCCTGTACTGCAACCGCAGCATGTAG
- a CDS encoding Fur family transcriptional regulator — MAHTHAGGTAKEIVDAMARGGWRITEQRRRLAEIFAGCEGYLSPKDVYEAMTVHYPGVSFDTVYRNLRLMSEMGVLEQFYSMDAGLKFKAACNHHHHHHLICTNCEKTLTFDYCPMEQEMRLPGNFKIMNHRFEVYGLCEGCQSESGR; from the coding sequence ATGGCGCATACCCATGCGGGCGGCACGGCCAAGGAAATCGTCGACGCGATGGCCCGCGGCGGCTGGCGCATCACCGAGCAGCGGCGCCGGCTGGCAGAAATCTTCGCCGGCTGCGAAGGCTATCTGTCCCCGAAGGATGTCTACGAGGCGATGACGGTCCACTATCCGGGCGTCAGCTTCGATACCGTATACCGCAATCTGCGCCTCATGAGCGAGATGGGCGTGCTGGAGCAGTTCTACTCCATGGACGCGGGGCTCAAGTTCAAGGCGGCCTGCAATCATCACCACCATCACCATCTGATCTGCACGAATTGCGAGAAGACGTTGACGTTCGACTATTGTCCGATGGAGCAGGAGATGAGGCTGCCGGGCAACTTCAAAATCATGAACCATCGCTTCGAAGTCTATGGCCTTTGCGAAGGCTGCCAGAGCGAATCGGGCCGTTAG
- a CDS encoding metal ABC transporter ATP-binding protein, translated as MILASLNEVEFGYNDAPSLHNATIEVRSREFAAVTGPNGASKTTLLKLMLGLLKPWKGKTFLAAKREDGRPLKVSYVPQQIAAFNGGFPSNVQEFVLSGCLSSGSWLRWVTKEDRELAEKSLRQVGMWQLRERRIGELSGGQKQRICIARALAQRPDLLVMDEPTTGMDEASRKGFYELMRHMVDAHGMSIVMVTHGLEECRPYLDRIIELERKGEGGWKCCTTTLCSGHFSPAR; from the coding sequence ATGATTCTAGCTTCGCTGAACGAAGTGGAGTTCGGCTACAACGATGCGCCGAGCCTTCATAATGCGACGATCGAGGTGAGAAGCCGCGAGTTCGCTGCCGTTACGGGCCCGAACGGCGCTTCCAAGACGACGCTGCTCAAGCTGATGCTCGGACTGCTCAAGCCGTGGAAGGGCAAGACGTTCCTGGCCGCCAAGCGCGAGGACGGCCGGCCGCTCAAGGTCAGCTACGTCCCGCAGCAGATCGCGGCGTTCAACGGCGGCTTTCCGAGCAACGTGCAGGAGTTCGTGCTCTCGGGCTGCCTGAGCAGCGGCTCCTGGCTGAGGTGGGTGACGAAAGAGGACCGCGAGCTGGCCGAGAAGTCGCTGCGGCAGGTCGGCATGTGGCAGCTGCGGGAGAGGCGCATCGGAGAGCTCTCCGGCGGACAGAAGCAGCGCATCTGCATCGCCCGCGCGCTGGCCCAGCGGCCGGACCTGCTCGTCATGGACGAGCCGACGACCGGCATGGACGAGGCGAGCCGCAAAGGCTTCTACGAGCTGATGCGCCATATGGTCGACGCGCACGGCATGTCGATCGTCATGGTCACCCATGGCCTGGAGGAATGCCGGCCGTACCTGGACCGCATCATCGAGCTGGAACGAAAGGGGGAGGGAGGATGGAAATGCTGCACTACGACTTTATGCAGCGGGCATTTTTCGCCGGCGCGCTGA
- a CDS encoding metal ABC transporter permease, giving the protein MEMLHYDFMQRAFFAGALIAVVASVLGVYLMLRRQALMADMLSHVSLAGVAAGAFIGLSPTLSGFLTATIGAVAVEYVRRFYKTYSEMSIAIIMVGGLSTAVVLMSLNKTMSKSFTSYLFGSVVAVDRSQLVLMLIVTAAAALFFFFLRRPLYQMTFDEETAKVSGLPTGLISMLFSVITGMIVAAAMPIVGVLLVSSLIILPAALAIRLTSRFSAALLLAMAIGLAGVLSGLTASYEMGTPPGGTIALVLLAFLALGVASQKLVRLVRAKSKHAAADTEMHSYGPIPRLGEDSHTS; this is encoded by the coding sequence ATGGAAATGCTGCACTACGACTTTATGCAGCGGGCATTTTTCGCCGGCGCGCTGATCGCCGTCGTCGCCTCCGTGCTCGGCGTCTATCTGATGCTGCGCCGGCAAGCGCTCATGGCCGACATGCTCTCCCACGTCTCGCTCGCGGGCGTCGCGGCTGGCGCGTTCATCGGCCTCAGTCCGACGCTGTCCGGCTTTCTGACGGCGACGATCGGCGCGGTCGCGGTGGAATATGTGCGCCGCTTCTACAAGACGTACAGTGAGATGTCGATCGCGATCATCATGGTCGGCGGCCTCTCGACGGCGGTCGTGCTCATGAGCCTGAACAAAACGATGAGCAAAAGCTTCACCTCGTACCTGTTCGGGTCGGTCGTCGCCGTGGACCGCTCCCAGCTGGTGCTCATGCTGATCGTCACCGCCGCGGCCGCGCTGTTCTTCTTCTTCCTGCGCCGTCCGCTCTACCAGATGACGTTCGACGAAGAGACGGCCAAGGTCAGCGGCTTGCCGACGGGACTCATCTCGATGCTGTTCAGCGTCATCACGGGCATGATCGTCGCGGCCGCGATGCCGATCGTCGGCGTGCTGCTCGTCTCGTCGCTCATCATCCTGCCGGCGGCGCTCGCCATCCGGCTGACGTCGCGCTTCAGCGCCGCGCTGCTGCTCGCCATGGCGATCGGCCTGGCGGGCGTCCTGAGCGGCCTCACCGCCTCGTACGAGATGGGCACGCCGCCCGGCGGCACGATCGCGTTGGTGCTCCTCGCTTTTCTGGCTCTCGGCGTCGCATCGCAGAAGCTCGTCCGGCTCGTCCGGGCGAAGTCCAAGCATGCTGCCGCGGACACGGAGATGCATTCCTACGGTCCGATACCGAGGCTGGGCGAGGATTCCCATACATCTTGA
- a CDS encoding metal ABC transporter substrate-binding protein: protein MARQRKWMSGLLLSGGLALALSGCGSSSGGASNEPAGNGGTDAGEGAKLNVAATIYPMAEFARQVGGSRVNVVPLVPTGVEPHDWEPSAKDMAAISDADVFVYNGIVESWAEQAIGSAANPDRVDVEASRGLADLEGSVDDPHPGEESEGDPNHADEQGDEHAEAQAKDPHVWLDPVLAQQEVRAIQKALEQADPDYKDHYAKNADAYIAKLEELHQQFVSQLETSKRKDFVTSHAAFTYLAERYGLKQVPISGLSPEQEPSPEQMAQVIEFVREHQVKTIFFETLIDSKLADTIAAETQAGTDVLNPLEGLTKEQADQGEDYISVMTSNLNALVKALNG, encoded by the coding sequence ATGGCAAGGCAAAGGAAATGGATGTCCGGCCTGCTGCTGTCCGGCGGCCTGGCGCTTGCGCTGAGCGGCTGCGGCAGCAGCTCCGGCGGAGCGTCGAACGAGCCCGCCGGAAATGGCGGGACCGACGCAGGAGAAGGGGCGAAGCTGAACGTCGCCGCCACGATCTACCCGATGGCGGAATTCGCCCGGCAGGTCGGCGGCAGCCGGGTCAACGTCGTGCCGCTCGTGCCGACCGGCGTCGAGCCGCATGATTGGGAGCCGAGCGCCAAGGACATGGCGGCCATCAGCGACGCCGACGTTTTCGTCTACAACGGGATCGTCGAAAGCTGGGCCGAGCAGGCGATCGGCAGCGCGGCCAATCCGGACCGCGTCGACGTCGAGGCAAGCCGCGGACTGGCCGATCTCGAAGGCAGCGTCGACGATCCTCATCCCGGCGAGGAAAGCGAGGGAGATCCGAACCATGCGGACGAGCAAGGCGACGAGCACGCCGAAGCGCAAGCCAAGGATCCCCATGTCTGGCTCGACCCGGTGCTTGCCCAGCAGGAGGTGCGCGCGATCCAGAAAGCCCTGGAGCAGGCCGATCCGGACTACAAGGACCACTACGCGAAAAATGCCGATGCCTACATCGCCAAGCTCGAGGAGCTGCATCAGCAGTTCGTCTCGCAGCTGGAAACGTCCAAGCGCAAGGACTTCGTCACGTCGCATGCCGCCTTCACGTACCTGGCGGAGCGCTACGGATTGAAGCAGGTGCCGATCAGCGGCCTGTCGCCGGAGCAGGAGCCGTCGCCGGAGCAGATGGCGCAGGTCATCGAGTTCGTGCGGGAGCATCAGGTGAAGACGATCTTCTTCGAAACGCTCATCGACTCCAAGCTGGCCGACACGATCGCCGCCGAGACGCAAGCCGGCACGGACGTGCTCAATCCGCTCGAGGGACTGACGAAGGAGCAGGCGGATCAAGGCGAAGATTACATCAGCGTCATGACGAGCAACCTGAACGCGCTGGTCAAGGCTCTGAACGGCTGA
- a CDS encoding GTP-binding protein, whose amino-acid sequence MSHSLLPVTVLSGYLGSGKTTLLNHVLNNREGLKVAVIVNDLSEVNIDAGLVQEGGGLSRLDEKLVEMSNGCICCTLREDLLVEVERLAQEGRFDYILIESTGVGEPEPVAQTFSYVDEELGIDLTRYCRLDTMVTVVDANRFWIDYSSGESLLQRSQAVGEDDARDVSDLLLDQVEFCDVLVLNKCDLVPEEELLRLEGVLRRLQPRARLIRAEHGRVEPSAILNTGLFDFDEASGSAGWMKELAKPAHAPETDEYGISSFVYERRVPFHPERLRRWLGDWPEQVVRAKGYVWLASRMETAQSLSQAGPSITFGPAGYWAAALPREEQERLKRDDAELAASWHPVYGDRLSRIVFIGIGLDPEAITGSLDRCLLTEAELASDASVFVDRLPGADGAA is encoded by the coding sequence ATGTCCCATTCCTTGCTTCCCGTCACCGTCCTGAGCGGCTATCTCGGTTCCGGCAAGACGACGCTGCTGAACCATGTCTTGAACAACCGCGAGGGCTTGAAGGTCGCGGTCATCGTGAACGATCTGAGCGAGGTGAATATCGACGCCGGGCTCGTCCAGGAGGGCGGCGGCCTGTCGCGCCTCGATGAAAAGCTCGTGGAAATGTCGAACGGCTGCATCTGCTGCACGCTGCGCGAGGACCTGCTCGTCGAGGTGGAGCGGCTGGCCCAGGAAGGACGCTTCGACTACATCCTGATCGAGTCGACCGGCGTCGGCGAGCCAGAGCCGGTCGCCCAGACGTTCTCCTACGTCGACGAGGAGCTCGGCATCGACCTGACGCGCTATTGCCGGCTGGATACGATGGTGACGGTCGTCGATGCCAATCGGTTCTGGATCGACTACAGCTCCGGCGAATCGCTGCTTCAGCGCAGCCAGGCGGTAGGCGAGGATGACGCCCGCGACGTTTCCGACCTGCTGCTCGACCAAGTGGAGTTCTGCGACGTGCTCGTGCTGAACAAATGCGATCTCGTGCCGGAGGAGGAGCTGCTCCGCCTCGAGGGCGTGCTGCGCCGGCTGCAGCCGCGGGCGCGTCTCATCCGCGCCGAGCACGGCCGGGTGGAGCCGTCCGCCATCCTGAACACGGGCTTGTTCGACTTTGACGAGGCCTCCGGCTCTGCCGGCTGGATGAAAGAGCTGGCCAAGCCGGCCCATGCGCCGGAGACGGACGAATACGGCATCTCGAGCTTCGTCTACGAACGCCGAGTCCCATTTCATCCGGAGCGGCTGCGGCGGTGGCTGGGCGATTGGCCCGAGCAGGTCGTCCGCGCCAAAGGCTATGTCTGGCTGGCATCGCGGATGGAGACGGCTCAAAGCTTGAGCCAGGCGGGGCCGTCGATCACCTTTGGACCGGCGGGCTACTGGGCGGCTGCGCTTCCGCGAGAGGAGCAGGAGAGGCTGAAGCGGGACGACGCGGAGCTTGCGGCGAGCTGGCACCCCGTCTACGGCGACCGGCTCAGCCGAATCGTCTTCATCGGCATCGGACTGGACCCGGAGGCGATCACCGGCTCGCTCGACCGCTGCCTGCTGACGGAAGCGGAGCTGGCTTCGGACGCGTCGGTCTTTGTCGATCGGCTCCCCGGAGCGGACGGCGCGGCATGA
- a CDS encoding CobW family GTP-binding protein → MSVPVYLLSGFLGSGKTTLLLRLLEECARRGLSAALLMNELGRIDVDGSLVSEKLRLPVRKLLDGCVCCTKRSELESSLASLARTEPDVLFVELTGVADPAELRELLQAGGPLAAAGLELAAVVTVVDAGTFAEYNSRFSADRELVRTLRSQIASADLVLLNKADTIAEAGRLSVRRAVRKQNATAAVLETERCRIDAASLLHGVHPRSGAPGLAPAPAAAPSSVAGGAVSAAELGATSASRLIRSAGAPPAGGGSGSAPSGTLKALRTAAPASADSFSGGTLRSLTLSAPAGRQPERAEVERFLQELGGGLVRAKGYWRDGAETLLLQHAGGRTEWEQASYPGQPYLVLIGEGLDEGSLRERWASLSGSRP, encoded by the coding sequence GTGAGCGTACCCGTCTATTTGCTGTCCGGCTTCCTTGGAAGCGGCAAGACGACGCTGCTGCTGCGTCTGCTGGAGGAATGCGCGCGCCGGGGATTGAGCGCCGCGCTGCTCATGAACGAGCTGGGGAGGATCGACGTAGACGGCAGCCTCGTGTCCGAAAAGCTGCGCCTTCCCGTCCGCAAGCTGCTCGACGGCTGCGTATGCTGCACGAAGCGGAGCGAGCTGGAGTCGAGCCTCGCCTCGCTTGCGCGGACGGAGCCGGACGTCCTGTTCGTCGAGCTGACGGGCGTAGCCGATCCGGCGGAGCTGCGCGAGCTGCTGCAGGCCGGCGGCCCGCTGGCCGCAGCCGGGCTTGAGCTGGCGGCGGTCGTCACGGTCGTCGACGCCGGTACCTTTGCCGAGTACAACAGCCGCTTCAGCGCCGACCGCGAGCTCGTGCGCACGCTGCGCAGCCAGATCGCGAGCGCCGATCTCGTGCTGCTCAACAAAGCGGATACGATCGCGGAGGCCGGACGGCTCAGCGTCCGGCGAGCCGTCCGCAAGCAAAATGCGACAGCCGCCGTCCTGGAGACGGAGCGCTGCCGCATCGATGCCGCTTCCTTGCTGCACGGGGTGCATCCCCGGTCTGGGGCTCCCGGCCTCGCGCCGGCTCCGGCGGCAGCGCCGTCGAGCGTTGCCGGCGGCGCTGTCTCCGCCGCAGAGCTCGGCGCGACATCCGCTTCTCGCCTCATCCGGAGCGCAGGCGCGCCGCCAGCCGGCGGCGGCTCGGGGAGCGCTCCCTCCGGCACGCTGAAGGCGCTGCGGACAGCGGCGCCCGCATCCGCGGACAGCTTCAGCGGCGGGACCTTGCGCTCGCTGACGCTGTCCGCGCCGGCCGGGCGGCAGCCGGAACGAGCCGAGGTCGAGCGGTTTTTGCAAGAGCTCGGCGGCGGCCTCGTGCGCGCCAAAGGCTATTGGCGCGACGGCGCAGAAACGCTGCTGCTCCAGCATGCCGGCGGGCGCACGGAGTGGGAGCAGGCCTCCTATCCCGGCCAGCCGTATCTCGTCCTCATCGGCGAGGGACTCGACGAGGGATCCTTGCGCGAGCGCTGGGCCTCGCTGTCCGGCAGCCGTCCCTGA
- the wsfD gene encoding glycan biosynthesis hexose transferase WsfD — protein sequence MLDEAGRARHPARIAAAAALAAALVILTALFVKPYVGMADNGDFFREIHNPGLYDLNETYEDRHFDYYNRIYGIREYPYEANTAFISSLSLFIRAAIGADLLLTGDNRFDVRAIAALYAILFVAAIYLIVRQAAERLTAAGAAVAALLAVFILADTGYTAYFSSFYGEPASYVLLLLTMALLMRLPELDRRSAGWLAAWVAAAGLFAAAKQQNAPAGILLALLGLRAAFLYDSRRLRRLAMGGAAAVAAASVLTYGLMSDDIKHINQYHAVTRGILQNTDYPERDLEEIGLDPKFAVLAGTTYYDKYQLESVESELMQEEFYSKFGYLSLLRYYALHADRAVDKLNEAASHAYQIRPAAMGNYEKSAGKEPGAKSPFFSGWSSLKLELFPRTFRFIVLFYAVFYGGLAYFYVSAWRGRRRADQFRLEALALPGLIGLSQLGVSFLGAGDADLAKHLFLFNVCFDLMFGLMAGWVAHKIMQRLRLRGKAGKTKWKSESSISGSSSLPS from the coding sequence ATGCTCGACGAGGCAGGACGCGCCAGACATCCGGCTCGAATCGCCGCTGCCGCCGCGCTTGCGGCCGCGCTCGTCATCTTGACGGCGCTGTTCGTCAAGCCGTATGTGGGCATGGCGGACAACGGAGACTTTTTCCGCGAGATCCACAATCCGGGTCTATACGACCTGAACGAGACGTACGAGGACCGGCACTTCGACTATTACAACCGCATCTACGGCATCCGGGAATATCCGTACGAAGCCAACACCGCGTTCATCTCCTCGCTGTCGCTGTTCATTCGCGCGGCCATCGGAGCGGACCTGCTGCTGACCGGCGACAACCGCTTCGATGTAAGGGCGATAGCCGCGCTGTACGCGATTCTGTTCGTGGCGGCGATCTATCTGATCGTGCGTCAGGCGGCGGAGCGTTTGACGGCGGCCGGGGCGGCCGTCGCGGCGCTGCTCGCCGTGTTCATCCTGGCCGACACGGGCTACACGGCTTATTTCAGCTCCTTTTACGGGGAGCCGGCCTCGTATGTGCTGCTGCTGCTGACGATGGCGCTGCTCATGCGGCTGCCGGAGCTCGACCGCCGATCGGCGGGCTGGCTCGCCGCCTGGGTCGCCGCCGCCGGCCTGTTCGCCGCGGCCAAGCAGCAGAACGCGCCGGCCGGCATCCTGCTGGCGCTGCTCGGGCTGAGAGCCGCCTTCCTGTACGACAGCAGGCGGCTGCGGCGGCTGGCGATGGGCGGCGCGGCGGCGGTCGCGGCGGCAAGCGTGCTCACGTACGGGCTCATGTCCGACGACATCAAGCACATCAATCAGTATCACGCCGTGACGCGCGGCATCCTCCAGAATACGGACTATCCGGAACGAGACCTGGAGGAGATCGGGCTCGATCCGAAGTTCGCCGTGCTGGCGGGCACGACGTACTACGACAAGTATCAGCTGGAGTCGGTGGAGTCCGAGCTCATGCAGGAGGAGTTCTATTCCAAGTTCGGCTATCTGTCGCTGCTCCGCTACTACGCGCTGCATGCGGACCGGGCGGTCGACAAGCTCAACGAGGCGGCGAGCCATGCCTACCAGATCCGGCCAGCGGCGATGGGCAATTACGAGAAGAGCGCGGGCAAGGAGCCGGGCGCGAAGTCGCCGTTCTTCTCCGGCTGGAGCAGCCTCAAGCTGGAGCTGTTCCCGCGCACGTTCCGCTTCATCGTCCTGTTCTACGCCGTCTTTTACGGCGGGCTGGCCTATTTCTACGTCTCGGCATGGAGGGGACGCCGGAGGGCTGACCAGTTCCGCCTCGAGGCGCTCGCGCTGCCGGGATTGATCGGCCTGTCGCAGCTCGGGGTATCGTTCCTCGGAGCGGGCGACGCCGATCTGGCCAAGCATCTGTTCCTCTTCAACGTCTGCTTCGACCTCATGTTCGGCCTGATGGCCGGCTGGGTCGCGCATAAGATCATGCAAAGGCTGCGCCTGCGCGGGAAGGCTGGGAAAACGAAATGGAAGTCAGAAAGCTCGATATCTGGGTCATCATCCTTGCCGTCCTGA
- a CDS encoding GGDEF domain-containing protein, whose protein sequence is MEVRKLDIWVIILAVLSYGMVNWFVLLPKDNYLQNTLLLSALFAVAVLSYLSGLMIALTASAVCIFFYGSYVMYGSVMQGKGIESQVYYWLVLLPLVAVLTAVIGSLIRSIQQENVRMRERYSDFVTIDETTGLENARVFYAVLSQFMSLSRRYELPLSVMLVRLDYYDDIRSIVGGEAMKDVVAWIGKRLGESTRSEDSSYILEDGRTFALLLLGDREGAQVVKSRIKESIYAYDLQKAAKAVTVRLELRVGVAAYDPSEPSDPLALRRAAEKDMEYDV, encoded by the coding sequence ATGGAAGTCAGAAAGCTCGATATCTGGGTCATCATCCTTGCCGTCCTGAGCTACGGGATGGTCAACTGGTTCGTGCTGCTCCCCAAAGACAATTATTTGCAAAATACGCTGCTGCTGAGCGCGCTGTTCGCGGTCGCGGTGCTTTCCTACCTGAGCGGCCTCATGATCGCGCTCACCGCTTCGGCCGTGTGCATCTTCTTCTACGGCAGCTACGTCATGTACGGAAGCGTCATGCAGGGCAAAGGCATCGAGTCGCAGGTGTATTACTGGCTCGTGCTGCTGCCGCTTGTCGCCGTGCTCACGGCAGTCATCGGCAGCCTGATCCGCTCCATCCAGCAGGAGAACGTGCGCATGCGGGAGCGGTACTCGGACTTCGTCACGATCGACGAGACGACCGGACTCGAGAACGCCCGCGTCTTCTACGCCGTGCTTAGCCAGTTCATGAGCCTGTCCCGCCGCTACGAGCTGCCGCTCAGCGTCATGCTCGTGCGTCTCGACTACTACGACGACATCCGCAGCATCGTCGGAGGGGAGGCGATGAAGGACGTCGTCGCCTGGATCGGCAAGCGGCTCGGCGAGAGCACGCGCAGCGAGGACTCCAGCTACATCCTCGAGGATGGGCGGACGTTCGCGCTGCTGCTGCTCGGCGACCGGGAGGGGGCGCAGGTCGTCAAGTCCCGCATCAAGGAAAGCATTTACGCGTACGATCTGCAAAAGGCCGCGAAGGCGGTCACCGTGCGGCTCGAGCTGCGCGTCGGCGTGGCCGCCTACGATCCATCCGAACCGTCCGATCCGCTCGCGCTGCGCCGCGCGGCCGAGAAGGACATGGAGTACGATGTCTAG
- a CDS encoding glycosyltransferase family 2 protein, translating to MEQLGWVDYLFLYCMVCIWIMLLINIVLTAGGYRYYLKTLRMRVDEPLDEYPTVSVLVPAHNEEKVIGQTVEALMELDYPKDKLEIIVINDNSSDDTGAILDQLRRSRPDVNLRILTTDKETGGKGKSGALNNGYAVSTGEVLAVYDADNTPERSALRILIHTLWRDQRLGAVIGKFRTRNGSKNWLTRFINIETLGFQWMVQAGRWELFGLCTIPGTNFVVRRSIIEEMGGWDTKAIAEDTEISFRIYRLGYRIRYMPLSVTWEQEPETVPVWMKQRSRWVKGNIYVLLKNIPLLFSPEAKQIRFDLIYFCSVYFLFLSSALLSDAIFVLGILGLIEYNIVGNTLLLWLMAYLVFVLEMALALSMEKGQSRPRNIALVAVMYFTYCQLWLVVALQGAYQFIRDSILRREARWYKTERF from the coding sequence ATGGAGCAGCTCGGCTGGGTCGACTATCTGTTTCTGTACTGCATGGTCTGCATCTGGATCATGCTGCTCATCAATATCGTGCTGACCGCAGGCGGCTACCGCTACTATCTGAAGACGCTGCGCATGCGGGTCGACGAGCCGCTGGACGAGTATCCGACCGTCTCGGTGCTCGTCCCGGCCCATAACGAGGAGAAGGTCATCGGCCAGACGGTCGAGGCGCTCATGGAGCTCGACTACCCCAAGGACAAGCTGGAGATCATCGTCATCAACGACAACTCCAGCGACGATACGGGAGCGATCCTCGACCAGCTGCGGCGGAGCCGCCCGGACGTGAACCTGCGCATCCTGACCACGGACAAGGAGACGGGCGGCAAAGGCAAGTCCGGCGCGCTCAACAACGGCTACGCCGTCAGCACCGGGGAGGTGCTGGCCGTCTACGACGCGGACAACACGCCGGAGCGCTCGGCGCTCCGCATCCTGATCCACACGCTCTGGCGAGATCAGCGTCTCGGAGCGGTCATCGGCAAGTTCCGCACGCGCAACGGCTCGAAAAACTGGCTGACCCGCTTCATCAACATCGAGACGCTCGGATTCCAGTGGATGGTCCAGGCCGGCCGCTGGGAGCTGTTCGGGCTATGCACCATCCCCGGCACGAACTTCGTCGTCCGCCGCAGCATCATCGAGGAGATGGGCGGCTGGGACACCAAGGCGATCGCCGAGGATACGGAGATCAGCTTCCGCATCTACCGCCTCGGCTACCGGATCCGGTACATGCCGCTGTCCGTCACCTGGGAGCAGGAGCCGGAGACGGTGCCGGTATGGATGAAGCAGCGCAGCCGCTGGGTGAAAGGCAACATCTACGTGCTGCTCAAGAACATCCCGCTCCTGTTCTCCCCCGAGGCGAAGCAAATCCGTTTCGATCTGATCTATTTCTGCTCCGTCTATTTCCTGTTCCTCAGCTCGGCGCTGCTGTCCGACGCGATTTTCGTCCTGGGCATCCTCGGCCTCATCGAGTACAACATCGTCGGCAACACGCTGCTGCTCTGGCTGATGGCGTATCTCGTGTTCGTGCTGGAGATGGCGCTTGCCCTGAGCATGGAAAAGGGGCAAAGCCGCCCGCGCAACATCGCGCTCGTCGCCGTCATGTACTTCACCTATTGCCAGCTGTGGCTCGTCGTCGCCTTGCAAGGAGCCTACCAATTCATCCGCGATTCCATCCTGCGGCGAGAAGCCCGATGGTACAAGACGGAACGATTCTAA